In Pseudobacter ginsenosidimutans, the following are encoded in one genomic region:
- a CDS encoding isoprenyl transferase: protein MRSRKDHIDLQRLPSHIAIIMDGNGRWAKEKGQDRLYGHFHGVESVRNIVEGCAELGVGYLTLYAFSTENWDRPQQEVTGLMELLVETIRKETETLNRNNIKLHVIGDMNMLPEYARQALRESLEITSRNTGLNLIMALSYSSRWELVQAVKHIAEDVKAGKIDPASITQDTLSGYLSTGNFPDPELMIRTSGEYRISNFLLYQLAYAELYFTNVRWPDFRKENLYEAIIDFQKRERRFGKTGDQLQQETVVNQ from the coding sequence ATGAGGAGCCGAAAGGACCATATTGACCTGCAGCGACTGCCCAGTCATATCGCCATTATCATGGACGGTAATGGCCGTTGGGCTAAAGAAAAAGGTCAGGACCGCCTCTATGGTCACTTTCACGGAGTGGAAAGTGTACGTAATATAGTAGAGGGCTGCGCCGAGCTTGGTGTAGGTTACCTTACATTGTATGCTTTTTCCACCGAGAACTGGGACAGGCCGCAACAGGAAGTGACCGGCCTGATGGAGCTGCTGGTGGAAACCATCCGGAAAGAAACCGAAACACTCAACAGGAACAATATCAAACTGCATGTGATCGGTGATATGAACATGCTGCCTGAGTATGCCAGGCAGGCGCTTCGCGAATCACTCGAGATCACCAGCCGCAATACCGGCCTTAATCTTATCATGGCGCTCAGCTACAGCAGCCGATGGGAACTGGTACAGGCGGTGAAACATATTGCAGAAGATGTAAAGGCTGGAAAAATAGATCCCGCCTCCATTACACAGGATACGCTGTCTGGCTACCTGTCCACTGGCAATTTCCCTGATCCCGAATTGATGATCAGAACCAGTGGAGAATATCGCATCAGCAATTTCCTGCTTTACCAACTGGCTTATGCAGAACTTTATTTTACCAATGTACGCTGGCCCGACTTCCGCAAGGAAAATCTGTACGAGGCCATTATCGACTTCCAGAAAAGAGAAAGAAGATTTGGTAAAACAGGGGACCAGTTGCAGCAGGAAACTGTCGTCAATCAATAA
- a CDS encoding OmpH family outer membrane protein, whose translation MKKFFTVVLFASGLMMVAAHAQAQTKIGYISSQEVIGIMPETRKADSSLTDYRNALLASAQEKQTAFYAAYEKFIKDSTTMSDAVKTVKRTELNRLSTELGGEEERIQNLLQQKRDELIMPINKKAFDAIQAVAKESGYTYVFEKEALLVAPPAEDILPLVAKKLNIKLPAAGAGNAPAAAPAKKP comes from the coding sequence ATGAAAAAGTTTTTTACAGTAGTGTTGTTCGCTTCAGGGCTTATGATGGTTGCTGCACACGCTCAGGCACAAACTAAGATCGGTTATATCAGTTCACAGGAAGTGATCGGTATCATGCCTGAAACCCGGAAAGCTGATTCTTCTCTCACAGATTATCGCAATGCACTACTGGCAAGCGCACAGGAAAAACAAACTGCTTTCTACGCAGCATATGAAAAGTTCATCAAGGACTCAACTACCATGTCTGATGCAGTGAAAACTGTAAAAAGAACTGAACTGAACAGACTCAGCACTGAGCTCGGTGGTGAAGAAGAGCGCATCCAGAATCTGCTTCAGCAAAAACGCGATGAACTGATCATGCCTATCAATAAAAAAGCATTCGACGCTATTCAGGCTGTTGCCAAAGAAAGCGGATATACTTACGTTTTCGAAAAAGAAGCACTGTTGGTTGCGCCTCCTGCAGAGGATATTCTGCCACTGGTAGCAAAGAAACTGAATATCAAGCTGCCTGCTGCTGGTGCCGGTAATGCTCCCGCTGCGGCTCCTGCTAAAAAACCATAA
- a CDS encoding CBS domain-containing protein, translated as MLNKELISSAIPSLNPGDTVFQAMELMQEFHVAQLPVVAEDKYLGMASEDDLMDKDELAQLLQFANYFSRISARAGSHFLESVQMANEHNLSIVPVTEKDGEFIGVITVSDLLKQLGKTTGANEPGGIIVLEMEQRNFSFSEISKLIETNDAQITQLNTHWDSNSSAFYVTIKVSKFEISDIIATFQRYEYQVKYYFGEELYENELRSNYDHLMNYLNI; from the coding sequence GTGTTAAACAAAGAACTCATATCATCCGCCATTCCTTCGCTCAATCCGGGCGATACAGTGTTCCAGGCCATGGAACTGATGCAGGAGTTCCATGTAGCACAACTTCCGGTAGTTGCTGAAGATAAATACCTGGGCATGGCTTCTGAGGACGACCTGATGGACAAGGATGAGCTTGCACAGCTTCTGCAATTCGCAAATTATTTTTCCCGTATTTCCGCCAGGGCCGGCTCTCACTTCCTTGAATCCGTGCAAATGGCCAATGAGCATAACCTTTCCATTGTTCCGGTTACAGAAAAAGACGGAGAATTCATTGGCGTGATCACTGTCAGCGATCTCCTCAAGCAACTGGGCAAAACCACCGGCGCCAACGAGCCCGGAGGAATCATCGTACTCGAAATGGAGCAACGCAATTTCTCCTTTTCCGAGATCAGCAAGCTGATAGAAACCAACGATGCCCAGATCACACAGCTCAATACTCACTGGGATAGTAATAGCAGCGCCTTCTATGTTACCATCAAAGTGAGCAAGTTTGAAATTTCAGACATCATTGCAACCTTCCAGCGATATGAATACCAGGTGAAGTACTACTTCGGTGAAGAGCTTTACGAAAATGAGCTCAGAAGTAATTATGACCACCTCATGAATTACCTCAATATCTAG
- the gldC gene encoding gliding motility protein GldC: MTKSTITIDVQLDDKRVPESISWSATESTADNARAAKALMLAFWDGTDKTALRMDLWTKEMMVDEMADFYYQTIMTMADSFERSTHQAELVEKMRVFAQDFYKRFQEIQLEQNKA, translated from the coding sequence ATGACAAAATCAACAATCACGATAGACGTACAGCTCGACGATAAGCGTGTACCTGAAAGCATCTCCTGGAGCGCAACTGAGAGTACAGCAGACAATGCCCGCGCAGCAAAAGCACTGATGCTTGCTTTCTGGGACGGTACAGATAAGACTGCCCTGCGCATGGACCTTTGGACCAAAGAAATGATGGTGGACGAGATGGCCGACTTCTATTATCAGACCATCATGACCATGGCCGACAGTTTTGAGCGTTCAACCCACCAGGCGGAACTGGTAGAAAAAATGAGGGTGTTTGCCCAGGACTTCTACAAGAGGTTCCAGGAAATCCAACTCGAACAGAACAAAGCCTAA
- a CDS encoding GatB/YqeY domain-containing protein, producing MSLEQTVNTDLKAAMLARDEAALRSLRAIKAAILLAKTAEGAGGGDLTQDAEIKLLQKLVKQRKDSLEIFQQQNREDLAKKEQEEIAVIEKFLPKQMSEEELKAAVSAIIASVGASSPADMGKVMGVASKQLAGKADGKSISAMVKELLSK from the coding sequence ATGAGCCTCGAGCAAACGGTGAATACAGACCTTAAAGCAGCGATGCTGGCCAGGGACGAAGCTGCGCTTCGCAGTCTTCGCGCTATTAAGGCCGCGATCCTGCTGGCCAAAACAGCCGAAGGCGCAGGTGGAGGAGATCTTACGCAGGATGCCGAGATCAAACTACTGCAAAAACTGGTGAAGCAACGTAAAGATTCTTTGGAGATCTTTCAGCAACAGAACAGGGAGGACCTCGCCAAAAAAGAGCAGGAAGAAATTGCTGTGATAGAAAAGTTCCTGCCCAAACAAATGAGTGAAGAAGAATTGAAAGCTGCTGTCAGCGCGATCATTGCATCTGTTGGCGCCAGTTCTCCTGCCGATATGGGCAAGGTAATGGGCGTAGCTTCCAAACAACTCGCTGGCAAAGCTGATGGAAAATCTATCAGCGCCATGGTAAAAGAGTTGCTGAGCAAATAA
- the porG gene encoding type IX secretion system protein PorG has translation MKKLVFSLLVVGTLLQTSQVMAQYESYVHVGEFGISVGGAHYFGDLNTRARLNRPKPAVGVFFRKQFGNYIALRVAGHFAQLGYSDIYNTSNVYQQRRNLSFNTNIFELAVQGDFNFFKFIPADPYHRFTPYVTVGAGVFNYDPFAYLGGKKYFLRPLGTEGQGSAAYPDRKAYSNMSFCIPFGVGVKYALNERMNIGFEVVHRFTGTDYLDDVSKTYVGADKFPDLPDGTPSVARLLQDRSYETGEIIGIEGRQRGFSKQKDQYIFAEITFSFNLSSYRCPSAN, from the coding sequence ATGAAGAAACTGGTGTTTTCACTGCTGGTGGTGGGCACGCTCCTCCAGACATCACAGGTTATGGCCCAATATGAAAGCTATGTTCACGTTGGTGAATTTGGTATCTCAGTTGGCGGTGCTCACTATTTCGGAGATCTCAACACCAGGGCCCGCCTTAACAGGCCCAAGCCTGCAGTGGGAGTTTTCTTTCGCAAACAATTCGGAAATTATATTGCCCTTCGCGTAGCCGGTCACTTTGCACAGCTCGGCTATTCCGATATTTATAATACTTCCAATGTTTACCAGCAAAGGAGGAACCTGAGCTTCAATACCAATATTTTTGAGCTGGCGGTTCAGGGTGATTTCAATTTCTTCAAATTCATTCCGGCTGATCCCTATCATCGTTTTACTCCTTATGTAACAGTGGGCGCCGGCGTTTTCAATTATGATCCATTCGCCTATCTCGGCGGTAAAAAATATTTTCTTCGTCCGCTCGGAACGGAAGGACAGGGCTCTGCAGCTTATCCCGACAGGAAAGCTTACAGCAATATGTCTTTTTGTATTCCTTTCGGCGTTGGTGTGAAGTATGCACTGAATGAAAGGATGAATATCGGTTTTGAAGTGGTGCACCGCTTTACCGGTACCGATTATCTGGATGATGTGAGCAAAACCTATGTGGGTGCAGATAAGTTCCCTGATCTGCCGGATGGAACGCCTTCAGTGGCCCGCCTGCTGCAGGACAGGTCCTACGAAACAGGGGAGATCATCGGTATCGAAGGCAGACAACGTGGCTTCTCCAAACAAAAAGACCAATACATTTTTGCTGAGATCACTTTCTCCTTCAACCTATCATCTTACAGGTGCCCTTCAGCAAACTGA
- a CDS encoding BamA/OMP85 family outer membrane protein has product MQRTFTSPVFLLAFVLLLAGSAYGQERDTIPTSVDPELEAILTARNPKEYIIAGVTVTGTKRYDEQLLISIAGFNIGDKVLIPGGDNFSKAINNLWKQRLFSNVQIYFTKLEGSNLFIEIHVTEMPTLSKFFIKGVRKSDEDELKPKTDLVVGKVVTENVKRNAVDAIQKYYTEKGNRGASVEIESAPDPALPNSVILTLTVTKGNKVRIDGVNFYGNEEVGEMKLKKQMKGTKEMTKITLFPTKENSPYGENKQASFNEYLNNAGFLSLTKTKEFLDPYFRFKLFSSAKFNEKKYLEDKDRVLEYYNSLGFRDASIVADTQYFNNKGNLKVDLKVDEGSKYYFGNITWKGNTKYSDSVLSMLLGIKKGDIYNLETLNRKLGKQLTQEGGDIGSYYMDDGYLFFQVDPVETAVYNDTIDFEIRMREGPQATIKNITIAGNDKTKEHVIRRELRTLPGDKFSRTDLIRSQREISQLGYFNQEKIGINPVPNQDDGTVDIHYTLEEKSSDQLELSAGWGGGIGLTGTVGVSFNNFSIRNIFNKKAWDPLPTGDGQKLSLRIQSNGRAFQSYNASFTEPWLGGKKRNSLTVSLSKTLFRTGGYDGNRYVYSDTNKLKSFSASVSLGKQLKWPDDFFTLIYSVSFTQYKLINYPYFISSFSDGTSNNLSFKLALARNSAGPNPMFPVSGSNFLASVQVTPPYSLFNKNITNEDNYKLPEFHKWRFNAEWFIPIGKAMGADRTRQFVLRAAAKYGFMGRYNSKLEYSPFERFQVGDAGLANGNFILGYDIIAHRGYPVYENSDPKVNPDQQSATQFFTMFNKYTLELRYPFTTNPSSTIYGMLWFEAANGWYDYKDYNPFRLRRSAGVGMRFFLPMFGLLGFDYGVGFDRLKPEGKLRDAARFTFMLGFEPE; this is encoded by the coding sequence ATGCAGCGTACGTTTACTTCCCCTGTATTTTTATTGGCTTTCGTTCTGTTATTGGCAGGTTCGGCTTATGGGCAGGAAAGGGATACCATCCCAACTTCCGTGGATCCTGAGCTGGAAGCAATACTCACCGCAAGAAACCCAAAAGAATATATCATCGCAGGAGTGACCGTTACAGGCACCAAAAGATACGACGAACAACTGCTCATCTCCATCGCCGGGTTCAATATTGGAGACAAAGTACTGATACCAGGTGGCGACAATTTCTCCAAAGCCATCAACAATCTCTGGAAACAACGCCTCTTCTCCAACGTTCAGATCTACTTTACCAAACTCGAAGGCTCCAACCTCTTCATAGAGATCCATGTTACTGAAATGCCCACCCTCTCCAAGTTCTTTATCAAAGGTGTGCGCAAATCAGATGAAGATGAACTGAAACCCAAAACAGACCTGGTTGTAGGTAAGGTTGTAACGGAAAACGTTAAACGAAATGCTGTAGACGCGATCCAAAAATATTATACTGAAAAAGGAAACAGGGGAGCCTCAGTTGAAATTGAATCCGCTCCCGATCCCGCACTGCCCAACTCTGTGATCCTTACCCTGACGGTTACCAAAGGAAACAAAGTGCGTATCGATGGTGTAAACTTCTACGGCAACGAAGAAGTGGGAGAGATGAAACTGAAGAAACAAATGAAGGGCACCAAAGAGATGACCAAGATCACGCTCTTCCCCACAAAGGAAAACAGCCCTTATGGTGAGAACAAACAAGCATCATTCAATGAATACCTGAACAATGCAGGTTTCCTCTCGCTCACCAAAACAAAAGAATTCCTCGATCCTTATTTCCGCTTCAAACTATTCAGCTCCGCCAAATTCAACGAGAAGAAATATCTCGAAGACAAAGACCGCGTGCTGGAATATTATAACTCTCTCGGTTTCCGCGATGCTTCTATCGTTGCAGATACACAATATTTCAACAATAAAGGCAACCTGAAAGTTGACCTGAAAGTTGACGAAGGCAGCAAATACTATTTCGGTAATATCACCTGGAAAGGAAATACAAAATACTCCGATTCAGTGCTCTCGATGTTGCTGGGCATCAAGAAAGGTGATATCTATAACCTGGAAACCCTCAACAGGAAACTCGGTAAACAATTGACCCAGGAAGGTGGCGATATCGGTAGCTATTATATGGATGATGGATACCTCTTCTTCCAGGTTGACCCTGTTGAAACGGCGGTATACAATGATACCATCGACTTCGAGATCCGTATGCGCGAAGGTCCGCAGGCAACCATCAAGAACATTACCATTGCCGGTAATGATAAAACGAAGGAGCATGTGATTCGTCGTGAGCTCCGCACACTGCCCGGCGATAAATTCAGCCGTACTGATCTTATCCGCTCTCAGCGTGAGATCTCTCAGCTTGGTTATTTCAACCAGGAGAAGATCGGTATCAACCCTGTACCCAATCAGGATGATGGTACCGTAGACATCCATTATACGCTGGAAGAAAAATCCTCCGACCAGTTGGAGCTTAGCGCCGGCTGGGGTGGTGGTATCGGTTTAACCGGTACAGTGGGTGTATCCTTCAATAACTTTTCTATTCGTAATATCTTTAATAAGAAAGCATGGGATCCGTTACCAACCGGTGATGGTCAAAAACTCAGTCTGCGTATCCAGTCCAACGGACGCGCATTCCAGAGCTACAATGCTTCTTTCACCGAGCCATGGCTGGGTGGAAAGAAAAGGAACTCACTCACCGTGAGTCTGTCAAAAACCCTGTTCCGTACCGGTGGATATGACGGTAACCGTTATGTGTACAGTGATACCAACAAACTGAAAAGTTTCAGTGCGTCTGTATCGTTGGGTAAACAATTGAAGTGGCCTGATGACTTCTTTACACTGATCTATTCAGTTAGTTTCACTCAGTACAAGCTGATCAACTATCCTTATTTCATTTCGTCCTTCTCGGACGGAACTTCCAACAACCTCAGCTTCAAACTGGCGCTGGCGCGTAACTCTGCGGGCCCCAACCCAATGTTCCCTGTGAGCGGTTCCAACTTCCTGGCCAGTGTGCAGGTAACGCCACCATACTCTTTGTTCAATAAGAATATCACCAACGAAGACAACTATAAATTGCCTGAATTCCACAAATGGCGATTCAATGCCGAATGGTTTATCCCGATCGGTAAAGCAATGGGAGCAGACAGAACAAGACAGTTCGTACTGCGTGCTGCTGCCAAATATGGTTTCATGGGCCGCTACAACAGCAAGCTGGAGTACTCTCCGTTTGAGCGCTTCCAGGTAGGTGACGCCGGCCTGGCCAATGGTAACTTCATCTTGGGTTACGATATCATTGCCCACCGCGGATACCCGGTGTATGAGAACTCCGATCCGAAGGTGAACCCCGATCAGCAATCGGCAACACAGTTCTTCACCATGTTCAATAAGTATACATTGGAACTCCGCTATCCGTTCACCACCAATCCAAGCAGCACCATCTACGGTATGTTATGGTTTGAAGCTGCCAACGGATGGTATGATTATAAAGACTATAATCCTTTCCGCCTGAGAAGAAGTGCCGGTGTGGGTATGCGTTTCTTCCTGCCGATGTTCGGTTTGCTTGGATTTGATTACGGTGTTGGTTTCGACCGTCTCAAACCTGAAGGAAAACTGCGCGATGCAGCCCGCTTTACCTTCATGCTTGGATTTGAACCGGAATAA
- a CDS encoding CvpA family protein — MIIDIVFIIMLIMAVIKGWQRGLVIAVFSVIGLIVGIVAAMKLSALVAEWLKDSTSISAKWLPFISFAVVFIGAVLLIRLGANLLEATLEVALLGWANKLGGILLYIIIYTLAYSVLLFYAEQLKLISAESIRQSVTYAYIQPLGPWVVDGIGKLIPAFKDMFTELEAFFERIAADASTQKAV; from the coding sequence ATGATCATTGATATTGTCTTTATCATTATGCTGATCATGGCTGTTATCAAAGGATGGCAGCGTGGATTGGTGATAGCAGTGTTCTCCGTGATCGGTTTGATCGTGGGAATTGTTGCCGCCATGAAACTGTCCGCCCTGGTTGCGGAATGGTTGAAAGATTCCACCAGCATTTCTGCAAAATGGTTGCCCTTTATTTCTTTCGCAGTGGTGTTCATTGGAGCGGTACTGCTGATAAGATTAGGCGCCAATCTTCTGGAAGCTACTCTGGAAGTGGCTTTGCTGGGTTGGGCCAACAAATTGGGCGGAATTCTGTTGTATATAATAATATATACACTAGCTTACAGCGTGCTGCTGTTCTATGCAGAACAATTGAAATTGATAAGTGCAGAAAGTATCCGGCAGTCAGTTACCTACGCGTACATACAACCGTTGGGCCCCTGGGTGGTGGATGGGATCGGCAAGCTGATCCCTGCATTTAAAGATATGTTTACTGAACTGGAGGCTTTTTTTGAAAGGATCGCAGCAGATGCATCTACACAAAAGGCTGTCTGA
- a CDS encoding NAD kinase — translation MKVAIYSRIIDNEQKADVQQLLDELAKENIEPVIYHPFFETIKSSFRFPEKTAIFSDPADLGESIDFVISLGGDGTLLDTVTLVRDKNIPVLGINFGRLGFLASIGRDELHTAVQSLVKRNIVIDKRSLIHLDADKPLFGNVPYGLNEFAIHKTDTSPMIKIHTYLNGDFLNTYWADGLIVATPTGSTGYSLSCNGPVVFPESSSFVITPVAPHNLNVRPIVVPDDNVISFEVEARADHFICALDSRKEIVEKKVQLAVRRESFNISLVRLNENNFLQTLRNKLSWGLDTRN, via the coding sequence ATGAAAGTAGCTATCTACAGCCGGATCATCGACAACGAGCAGAAGGCAGATGTTCAGCAATTGCTCGATGAGCTGGCCAAAGAAAACATAGAACCGGTGATCTATCATCCGTTCTTTGAAACCATCAAGTCTTCTTTCCGGTTCCCGGAGAAGACGGCTATTTTCAGTGATCCTGCAGATCTCGGTGAGTCCATCGATTTTGTGATCAGTCTTGGAGGAGATGGTACCCTGCTGGATACCGTTACACTCGTTCGTGATAAAAATATCCCTGTACTGGGTATCAACTTCGGAAGATTGGGTTTTCTGGCCAGTATCGGCCGTGATGAGCTGCACACTGCGGTACAATCTTTGGTGAAGAGGAATATAGTGATCGATAAACGTTCACTTATTCACCTGGACGCAGACAAGCCGCTCTTTGGGAATGTGCCTTACGGTTTGAACGAATTTGCGATCCACAAAACAGATACTTCTCCAATGATCAAGATACACACGTATCTCAATGGAGATTTTTTAAATACGTATTGGGCTGATGGACTGATTGTAGCTACACCAACAGGATCAACCGGCTATTCGCTAAGCTGCAATGGGCCGGTGGTGTTTCCGGAATCATCCAGTTTTGTGATCACGCCTGTGGCGCCACATAATCTGAACGTGAGACCCATCGTTGTGCCCGATGATAACGTAATATCTTTTGAAGTGGAAGCGAGGGCCGATCATTTTATATGCGCACTGGACTCAAGAAAGGAAATTGTGGAAAAGAAAGTGCAACTTGCGGTAAGGCGTGAATCGTTCAACATCAGTCTTGTAAGACTGAATGAAAACAATTTTCTCCAGACACTTCGAAATAAATTGTCGTGGGGGCTTGATACAAGAAACTGA
- a CDS encoding alpha/beta fold hydrolase, protein MNYEIKQADKFKFLEEGEGEPLVLLHGLFGALSNFQDLIEYFRHHYKVVVPMLPLLDLDLLHTSVSGLQKFVHKFIEYRDYKDVHLLGNSLGGHVGILHVLKHPERIKSLILTGSSGLFENGMGDTYPKRGDYEYIKKKTEQTFYDPKVATKEIVDEVFDTTNNRLKVIKIIALAKSAIRNNLGEELNQIKQPTLLIWGNNDTVTPPFVAREFQRLIPNSELHFIDKCGHAPMMEVPEEFNRILHKFLTKLNEPAAVA, encoded by the coding sequence ATGAATTACGAGATCAAACAGGCGGACAAATTCAAATTTCTTGAAGAAGGTGAGGGAGAACCGTTGGTGTTATTACACGGTTTATTCGGCGCATTGAGCAACTTCCAGGATTTGATCGAATATTTCCGCCACCATTATAAAGTGGTGGTACCCATGCTCCCCTTGCTTGACCTGGACCTCCTCCATACTTCCGTTAGCGGACTGCAGAAGTTCGTTCATAAATTCATTGAATACAGGGATTACAAAGATGTTCACCTGCTTGGCAACTCACTTGGAGGCCATGTTGGTATCTTACATGTACTCAAGCACCCCGAAAGGATAAAATCCCTGATCCTTACCGGTAGTTCCGGACTTTTTGAGAATGGAATGGGCGATACTTATCCAAAAAGAGGCGATTACGAATATATTAAGAAAAAAACTGAACAGACATTCTACGATCCTAAAGTGGCTACCAAAGAGATCGTGGATGAGGTATTCGACACTACCAACAATCGTCTGAAAGTGATCAAGATCATCGCCCTTGCCAAGAGCGCTATCAGAAATAATCTTGGGGAAGAGCTCAATCAAATCAAACAGCCCACGTTATTGATATGGGGTAATAACGATACTGTAACTCCACCATTCGTGGCAAGGGAGTTCCAGCGATTGATTCCCAACAGCGAACTGCATTTTATTGACAAATGTGGTCATGCACCTATGATGGAGGTGCCTGAAGAATTCAACCGGATACTGCATAAATTTCTTACAAAATTGAATGAGCCCGCAGCGGTAGCCTGA
- a CDS encoding POTRA domain-containing protein, translated as MGNKYQITAILLFCCIVSLAQTSDTDTLQPYNNSDRYIDKAQPTPFVVGTIYIEGNRRTKSYIVERELPFKSGDSIYLPDLVKGFEIARRQLFNTGLFNEVVVSLKSFRGYTVDVNIELKERWYIFPLPYVKPVDRNLVEWGKQGYSTDRLNYGFKFTWYNFTGRNDKLRLWLITGYTKQLQFQYDQPYADKTLKHGYRIGFTYASNKEINYSTIDNQQQFIDSLKESAQRYNGYVDYTYRPGLRTFHAFRLSYTKQIIDSQVLHLNPKYFGPQTTSIEYPEISYTVNYVNVDYIHFPLTGIQASGSLLKRGFHADNNMWEFSGKFFRGWRIGKKFYFGWQANAVVRLPFDQPYINQRLFGYGDLYLRGLERYVVDGVAAGLTRQTFRHELFRFSIPTFIKSKTHDRIPFRIYARTFGDMGYAYNKNLKDNSLVNKMLYTGGFGVDIVTFYDFIFRFDYSFNQLGQKGLFLHIKNEF; from the coding sequence ATGGGAAACAAATATCAAATTACTGCCATACTGTTGTTCTGCTGTATCGTTTCCCTTGCGCAAACATCAGATACAGACACATTACAACCTTACAACAATTCCGATCGGTACATAGATAAAGCACAACCCACGCCCTTCGTGGTGGGGACCATCTATATCGAAGGTAACCGCCGCACCAAATCGTATATTGTAGAACGTGAGCTTCCATTCAAATCCGGCGATTCCATCTATCTTCCCGATCTCGTTAAAGGATTTGAAATTGCCAGAAGGCAATTGTTCAATACAGGGTTGTTCAACGAAGTGGTCGTTTCCCTCAAATCCTTCCGGGGCTATACAGTGGATGTGAATATCGAATTGAAAGAACGATGGTACATCTTTCCCCTGCCTTACGTGAAACCTGTGGACCGCAACCTGGTGGAGTGGGGAAAGCAGGGCTACAGCACAGACCGGCTCAACTATGGTTTCAAATTCACCTGGTATAATTTCACGGGCCGCAACGATAAACTCCGGCTCTGGCTTATCACCGGTTATACGAAACAGTTACAGTTCCAATATGATCAGCCTTATGCTGACAAAACGCTGAAGCATGGGTACCGCATCGGTTTTACCTATGCTTCAAACAAGGAGATCAATTATTCCACCATCGATAACCAGCAGCAGTTCATCGACTCCCTTAAAGAAAGCGCACAAAGATATAACGGCTACGTAGATTATACCTATCGCCCCGGGCTTCGCACTTTTCATGCTTTTCGTCTTTCCTATACCAAGCAGATCATAGACAGCCAGGTGCTGCACCTCAATCCGAAGTACTTCGGACCGCAAACTACCAGTATCGAATATCCGGAGATCTCTTACACGGTCAATTATGTGAATGTAGATTATATCCATTTCCCACTCACCGGTATACAGGCCTCGGGAAGCCTGCTCAAGCGTGGCTTTCATGCAGACAATAACATGTGGGAATTCTCCGGCAAATTCTTCAGGGGATGGAGGATCGGAAAGAAATTCTATTTCGGCTGGCAGGCCAATGCAGTGGTGCGGCTGCCATTTGATCAACCTTATATCAATCAGCGCTTATTCGGTTATGGGGACCTCTACCTGCGCGGACTGGAGCGATATGTAGTGGACGGTGTGGCTGCAGGTCTTACCAGGCAAACATTCCGACACGAACTGTTCCGTTTCAGTATTCCCACATTTATCAAATCCAAAACGCACGACAGGATCCCTTTCCGCATTTACGCCAGAACGTTTGGGGATATGGGTTATGCTTACAACAAAAATCTGAAGGACAATTCCCTTGTGAACAAAATGCTGTACACTGGCGGGTTTGGCGTTGATATTGTCACTTTTTACGATTTTATCTTCCGCTTCGATTATAGCTTCAACCAATTAGGACAAAAGGGGCTATTTTTACACATCAAGAACGAGTTTTAA
- a CDS encoding OmpH family outer membrane protein, translating into MKKILFILLGIMLVAQLANAQRYAIVDTRYILDKMPEYKEAQKKLDQFSMAWQKEIDDKQAVLDKMYKDFDAEQVMLSDELKKKREDELFIREKELRDLQRKRFGFEGDLFKKRQELVKPIQDKVFNAIQKIAVSRGYDFILDKSEGITVIFADPKLDRSEDILKELGVK; encoded by the coding sequence ATGAAAAAAATACTCTTTATCCTCCTGGGAATAATGTTGGTGGCCCAGCTGGCAAATGCTCAACGATATGCTATTGTTGATACCAGGTATATTCTCGACAAGATGCCTGAGTACAAGGAAGCGCAGAAAAAACTTGACCAGTTCAGCATGGCCTGGCAAAAAGAAATTGACGATAAACAGGCTGTTCTCGATAAGATGTATAAAGATTTTGATGCTGAACAGGTAATGCTCAGCGATGAACTGAAGAAAAAAAGGGAAGACGAATTATTCATCCGCGAGAAAGAACTGAGAGACCTTCAACGGAAACGCTTTGGTTTTGAAGGCGATCTGTTCAAGAAGAGACAGGAACTGGTGAAACCCATACAGGACAAGGTTTTCAACGCTATCCAAAAAATAGCAGTGAGCCGCGGATACGATTTTATTTTGGATAAAAGTGAAGGAATTACTGTTATCTTTGCCGACCCCAAGCTGGATCGCAGTGAAGATATTTTGAAAGAACTCGGTGTTAAATAA